From the genome of Uranotaenia lowii strain MFRU-FL chromosome 1, ASM2978415v1, whole genome shotgun sequence, one region includes:
- the LOC129740355 gene encoding uncharacterized protein LOC129740355 — protein MFEARVARVLHLFLLSGCFTLVPSGLCFNGVSTALLCAIRAELNIVDFGYGRIMPILSNSHAAEPNQRNYYEDQRFWKSIKQQIRVIANQHNEVLIVYYKVKHLVEISFFITYLYSLVVWGLLTFAICRIGFSMLSVISFVAMLAFIFTNYSCCWMVESLNEMYEKLSLTILELMTQIPFSRKHHREYKDVRSTLMLIHQNASYGTVLSCGGFLNIETTVIARLVQTTYTLVAFLFDVN, from the exons ATGTTTGAAGCCAGAGTTGCGCGAGTTTTGCATTTGTTTCTATTGTCCGGTTGCTTCACTCTCGTTCCAAGTGGACTTTGCTTCAATGGCGTTTCGACTGCGTTGCTCTGTGCAATTCGCGCGGAATTGAATATAGTAGATTTTGGTTATGGTCGGATTATGCCCATACTTTCAAATTCACATGCAGCTGAACCAAATCAACGAAATTACTATGAAGATCAACGATTTTGGAAAAGTATTAAACAACAAATTCGAGTCATTGCTAATCAACACAACGAAGTGCTCAT cGTCTATTATAAAGTGAAACATCTTGTTGAGAtatcattttttatcacttaTCTGTATTCACTCGTAGTATGGGGTCTCTTGACGTTCGCAATTTGTAGAATCGGGTTCTCTATGCTTTCTGTCATCAGTTTTGTGGCTATGCTAGCATTCATTTTCACAAACTATAGCTGTTGCTGGATGGTCGAGTCTTTGAATGAAATG TACGAAAAACTGTCTTTGACCATACTGGAATTGATGACACAAATCCCGTTTTCACGGAAACATCATCGCGAGTACAAAGACGTGCGATCGACCCTGATGCTGATACACCAAAATGCTAGCTATGGAACGGTTCTGAGTTGTGGAGGATTTTTGAACATAGAAACTACAGTCATCGCCCGATTGGTTCAGACCACTTATACACTGGTGGCATTTCTTTTCGatgtgaattaa